One genomic segment of Clostridium estertheticum subsp. estertheticum includes these proteins:
- a CDS encoding MFS transporter yields MSRKDKKVTVKVGLGYGLIDAMGGGAFTIIGAFLLFFYTTFAGLSPLEAASIIAIARLVDAVFSLCVGSITDNFYKTKLGKKFGRRRFFLLIGSPLMAFYAILWVTGQGYWYYLVSYLLFEMIAAMVLIPFETLPSEMTKKFNERTILSTCRMFISATGTFLATFIPGILIKHFGQNNPYAYFFNGCIFAVVYAICIFISYKSTWERELSPAMERELLDKTKAGHKTIIQHIQTIVQIIKDYASTLKIRAFRKHLMIYLLSFTAKDTFNAVFVFFCVYDLKVTASLAANLLSLSVVGIPMTIFAGFLMIKIGPSSLFKISYSIMIVCLLGFYAVYILDPGSKVALLFAIAGVYQIGRSILEFTPWNVFPFIPDVDEMVFRKRREGLFAAVMTFTRKSSVAIATFVVGLILQYGGFIKGREVQPPQVVEIIAYTMVIGSIGLLVIALLFTFTFHLNKQTHLILVKEIERLKNNGSKLDVDPKTKAVVEDLTGYKYEDVWQEVSME; encoded by the coding sequence ATGTCGAGAAAGGATAAAAAAGTCACCGTTAAAGTAGGTCTTGGTTATGGGTTAATTGATGCAATGGGTGGAGGAGCTTTTACAATTATCGGAGCTTTCTTACTGTTTTTTTATACAACCTTTGCAGGACTATCACCACTTGAAGCAGCTTCTATTATTGCTATTGCTCGTCTTGTGGATGCTGTTTTTAGTTTGTGTGTAGGTAGTATAACAGATAACTTTTATAAGACTAAATTAGGAAAAAAATTTGGAAGACGTCGCTTCTTTTTATTGATTGGTTCGCCTTTAATGGCTTTTTATGCAATACTATGGGTAACAGGTCAAGGCTACTGGTATTATCTAGTATCATATTTATTATTTGAAATGATTGCTGCCATGGTATTGATTCCATTTGAAACTTTGCCATCTGAAATGACAAAGAAATTCAATGAGAGAACTATACTCTCAACATGTAGAATGTTTATTTCTGCGACAGGTACATTTTTAGCAACTTTTATTCCTGGAATATTAATTAAGCATTTTGGTCAAAACAATCCATATGCGTATTTTTTTAATGGATGCATTTTTGCTGTAGTATATGCTATTTGTATATTTATATCTTATAAATCTACATGGGAAAGAGAACTTTCACCTGCTATGGAAAGAGAATTATTAGATAAAACAAAAGCTGGACATAAAACGATTATTCAGCATATACAAACTATTGTTCAGATAATTAAAGATTATGCATCTACTTTAAAGATTAGGGCTTTTAGAAAACATTTAATGATTTATTTGTTATCATTTACTGCTAAAGATACATTTAATGCTGTATTCGTATTTTTCTGTGTTTACGACTTAAAGGTTACAGCTTCACTTGCTGCCAATTTGCTTTCACTTAGTGTTGTTGGTATACCTATGACTATCTTTGCAGGATTTTTGATGATTAAGATAGGACCAAGTAGTTTATTTAAAATATCTTATTCTATTATGATTGTATGTTTACTAGGCTTTTATGCTGTTTATATACTTGATCCGGGATCTAAGGTTGCTCTTTTATTTGCAATTGCAGGCGTTTATCAAATAGGTAGAAGTATACTTGAATTTACTCCGTGGAATGTATTTCCATTTATTCCGGATGTGGATGAAATGGTATTTAGAAAAAGACGAGAAGGACTTTTTGCTGCTGTTATGACTTTCACTAGGAAGAGTAGTGTAGCAATTGCTACATTTGTTGTTGGACTTATACTGCAATATGGAGGATTTATTAAAGGGCGAGAAGTTCAACCACCTCAAGTAGTGGAAATTATTGCATACACAATGGTTATTGGATCTATCGGATTACTTGTAATTGCTCTACTATTTACTTTCACTTTCCATCTTAATAAACAAACACATCTCATTTTAGTAAAAGAAATTGAACGATTGAAAAATAATGGTTCAAAACTTGATGTTGATCCTAAAACAAAAGCGGTTGTTGAAGATCTTACTGGTTATAAATATGAAGATGTTTGGCAAGAAGTTAGTATGGAATAA
- a CDS encoding ABC transporter ATP-binding protein, protein MNDYVIETKQVTKAYGSLLALDHVNIHVKRGSIYGLVGDNGAGKSTLLKLLAGHSYATDGEIQLLGKYGEKELESTRKKIGCMIEQPSFFPNMTVEQILKYYCIQKGIPDRKKVDKMVKLMGITEKRNSKCKNLSMGQKQRLGLAIAIMGEPQLLVLDEPINGLDPSGIIEFRNLLHRLNEEKNITILLSSHILSELQQIATAYGFLNKGILIEEISSHALLEKCSDCIEITVSDVEKYSVLLERNFPKETYKIFSENNIRIDRPQNQAEAYSKLASENGIYITGMRTIQSSLEDYYMELKKRGEEKL, encoded by the coding sequence ATGAATGATTATGTTATAGAAACAAAACAAGTTACAAAGGCATATGGTTCGCTCCTTGCATTAGATCATGTAAATATTCATGTGAAAAGAGGAAGTATTTATGGACTAGTTGGTGATAATGGTGCCGGAAAAAGTACCCTTTTAAAATTGTTAGCTGGACATAGCTATGCAACAGATGGAGAAATACAGCTTTTGGGAAAATATGGAGAAAAGGAATTGGAAAGTACTAGGAAAAAAATAGGGTGCATGATTGAACAGCCTAGTTTTTTTCCCAACATGACCGTAGAACAAATATTAAAGTATTATTGTATTCAAAAGGGGATTCCAGATAGAAAAAAAGTTGATAAAATGGTAAAGCTAATGGGTATTACAGAAAAACGAAACAGTAAATGCAAAAATCTTTCAATGGGGCAAAAACAGAGATTAGGTCTTGCGATTGCCATTATGGGAGAACCACAGCTTTTAGTTCTGGACGAGCCTATCAACGGACTAGACCCTAGCGGTATTATCGAATTTCGTAATTTACTACATCGCTTAAATGAGGAAAAGAACATTACAATTCTACTGTCGAGCCACATATTGTCTGAACTTCAACAAATTGCTACCGCATATGGGTTTTTAAACAAAGGGATTTTGATTGAAGAAATCTCGTCGCATGCATTACTTGAGAAATGTTCGGATTGTATTGAAATTACAGTATCAGATGTGGAAAAATATTCTGTTTTATTGGAAAGGAATTTCCCAAAAGAAACCTACAAAATTTTTTCAGAAAACAATATTCGTATCGATAGACCACAGAATCAAGCAGAAGCTTACAGCAAATTAGCTTCTGAAAACGGGATTTATATAACAGGTATGAGAACAATTCAATCTTCTTTGGAAGATTATTATATGGAATTAAAGAAAAGAGGTGAAGAAAAATTATGA
- a CDS encoding IS3 family transposase (programmed frameshift): MSNKTFTEKDVAILAKNKNVKAVSMKGITYTDEFKRIFIIENEKGKFPREIFEENGFDIDIVGIKRAKSSGSRWRAAYRNEGICGLNDARNANTGRPRVRELSADERCERLKAQINLLKAENELLKKIGHPRKKADKQEIILVAQEKFILINSQIEKYKLKNMLTHLCKITGVSRSGYYNYFSTKALSRRRQRDRLDEAVGEIVLNAYNFKNRKKGARQIKMTLEGEFGIVYNLKRIRRIMKKYGIICPIRKANPYKRMMKATKEHTVLKNLLNRNFKQNIPGKVLLTDITYLFYGKSKKAYLSTIKDGSTNEILAYNVTDNLRLDIVTDTIHNLKKNRKIKLPKDAFIHSDQGFHYTNPTFQKLVKKSGLGQSMSRRGNCWDNAPQESFFGHFKDEAYIKSCETLEQLKQEIKQYMIYYNKFRYQWGLKKMTPVQYRNHLLKSA, encoded by the exons ATGAGCAACAAAACATTTACAGAAAAAGATGTAGCAATACTAGCTAAAAACAAAAATGTTAAAGCAGTAAGTATGAAGGGAATTACATATACAGATGAATTTAAACGCATTTTTATAATAGAGAACGAAAAAGGAAAATTTCCAAGGGAGATATTTGAAGAAAATGGGTTTGATATAGATATAGTTGGGATTAAACGTGCTAAATCATCAGGATCTCGCTGGAGAGCTGCATATAGAAATGAAGGTATATGTGGACTAAACGATGCAAGAAATGCGAATACTGGAAGACCAAGAGTGAGAGAACTTTCCGCAGACGAAAGATGCGAGCGCCTTAAAGCCCAAATTAACTTGCTGAAAGCTGAGAATGAATTGTTAAAAAAAATCG GACATCCTAGAAAGAAGGCTGATAAGCAAGAAATAATCTTAGTAGCACAGGAAAAATTTATTCTTATAAATTCACAAATCGAAAAATATAAGCTCAAAAATATGCTTACCCATTTATGCAAAATTACGGGTGTATCTCGTTCTGGATATTACAATTATTTCTCTACTAAAGCTCTCAGCCGTAGGCGCCAACGCGATAGGTTGGATGAAGCAGTAGGTGAAATTGTACTAAATGCATATAACTTTAAAAATCGTAAAAAAGGAGCTAGACAAATAAAAATGACATTAGAAGGCGAATTTGGAATCGTATACAATTTAAAACGTATTAGAAGAATAATGAAAAAGTATGGTATCATTTGCCCCATTAGAAAAGCGAATCCATATAAACGTATGATGAAAGCTACAAAGGAGCATACTGTTTTAAAAAATCTATTAAATAGAAATTTCAAACAGAATATACCTGGAAAAGTATTGCTTACAGATATAACTTATCTATTTTACGGAAAAAGTAAGAAGGCATATTTATCTACGATTAAGGATGGATCTACAAATGAGATTTTGGCATACAATGTGACTGATAATTTGAGATTAGATATCGTAACAGACACTATACATAATCTGAAAAAGAATAGAAAAATTAAATTGCCTAAAGATGCATTTATACACTCAGATCAAGGATTTCATTATACGAATCCGACATTTCAAAAGCTAGTAAAAAAATCTGGTTTAGGACAATCAATGTCAAGACGTGGAAACTGCTGGGATAATGCTCCACAAGAATCATTCTTTGGCCATTTCAAAGATGAGGCATACATAAAATCATGTGAAACATTAGAACAACTAAAGCAAGAGATTAAGCAATATATGATCTACTATAATAAATTTAGATATCAATGGGGTCTAAAAAAGATGACTCCTGTTCAATACAGAAATCATCTTCTCAAATCAGCATAG
- a CDS encoding PadR family transcriptional regulator yields the protein MVDRSQLMRGTLEGCIVKIINGEETYGYEIVSRLQDYGFEDVKEGSTYPILLRLEKKKIISSIYKESPLGPKRKYYFLTDIGKEFLKEFEIVWNDVKRSVDQIMKGE from the coding sequence GTGGTAGATCGTTCACAATTAATGCGTGGAACATTAGAGGGTTGTATAGTTAAGATAATAAATGGGGAAGAAACATATGGATATGAAATAGTATCACGATTACAAGATTATGGATTTGAGGATGTAAAAGAAGGGTCAACTTATCCTATTCTATTACGACTTGAAAAAAAGAAAATAATTTCATCTATTTATAAGGAGTCTCCCCTAGGACCAAAGAGAAAATATTATTTTTTAACTGATATTGGAAAAGAGTTTTTAAAAGAATTTGAAATTGTATGGAATGATGTAAAGAGGTCTGTGGATCAAATAATGAAGGGAGAATGA
- a CDS encoding mannitol dehydrogenase family protein — MNDIKLQLNKSSIKQNELWEKAGIELPNFDINKMSSLTSENPTWVHFGAGNIFRGFIAALQQTLLNNGNADTGIVAVEGYDYEIIDKIYTPYDNLSLLVIMKPDGSLDKKVIGSISESLSGDYLREKDWKRLQTIFTKPSLKMVSFTITEKGYSSKNISKEDVEDGLKHPSSVIAKAASLMHGRYRNGEFPIALVSMDNCSHNGEKLSNAINYIVEKWVKNGLVENDFLKYINNPKKVSFPWSMIDKITPRPSDSVKETLNKTGFESTDVVITKCNTYIAPFVNAEGPQYLVIEENFPNGRMPLEKAGVFFTDRQTVERVEKMKVCTCLNPLHTTLAIFGCLLGFNLIADEMKDPCLKKLVEKIGYDEGMPVVVDPKIFNPIDFIKEVIEVRLPNPYIPDTPQRIVSDTSQKIGIRFGETIKSYMERKDLDPKDLIYIPLAIAGWCRYLMAMDDNGKEMELSSDPLLETLKDYVSEIKLNNTEGVGNKLKPILSNEEIFGVNLYNVGLGEKVENYCNEMITGIGAVRLTLEKYVNCK, encoded by the coding sequence ATGAATGATATAAAGTTACAGCTAAATAAGTCAAGCATAAAGCAAAATGAATTATGGGAAAAAGCAGGTATTGAACTTCCAAACTTTGATATTAATAAGATGTCATCTTTAACAAGTGAGAATCCTACATGGGTACATTTTGGAGCAGGAAATATCTTTAGAGGATTTATTGCAGCATTACAACAAACGTTATTAAATAATGGCAATGCGGATACAGGTATTGTGGCAGTGGAAGGTTATGATTATGAAATTATAGACAAAATATATACTCCTTATGATAACTTAAGTTTGCTTGTAATTATGAAACCAGATGGCAGTTTAGATAAAAAAGTTATAGGAAGTATAAGTGAAAGTTTATCAGGAGACTATTTAAGGGAGAAAGACTGGAAAAGACTACAAACTATATTTACAAAACCCTCTTTGAAAATGGTAAGTTTCACAATAACTGAAAAAGGGTATAGTTCTAAAAATATTTCAAAGGAAGATGTAGAAGATGGCTTAAAACATCCAAGTAGTGTTATAGCTAAAGCTGCATCACTTATGCATGGAAGGTATAGAAATGGAGAGTTCCCAATCGCTCTTGTTAGTATGGATAATTGTTCACATAATGGTGAAAAATTATCCAATGCAATAAATTATATTGTAGAAAAGTGGGTTAAAAATGGATTAGTTGAAAACGATTTTTTGAAGTATATTAATAACCCTAAGAAGGTATCCTTCCCATGGAGTATGATAGATAAAATTACACCAAGACCATCGGATAGTGTTAAAGAAACATTAAATAAGACTGGGTTTGAGAGCACTGATGTTGTGATCACAAAATGTAATACTTATATTGCACCTTTTGTTAATGCAGAAGGACCGCAATATCTAGTGATAGAAGAGAATTTTCCAAATGGTCGTATGCCTCTTGAGAAGGCTGGTGTATTTTTTACTGATAGACAAACTGTTGAAAGAGTAGAAAAAATGAAGGTTTGTACTTGCTTAAATCCACTCCATACAACTCTTGCGATTTTTGGATGTTTACTTGGGTTTAATTTAATAGCCGATGAAATGAAAGACCCGTGTTTGAAGAAGTTAGTAGAGAAAATTGGATATGATGAGGGGATGCCAGTTGTTGTTGATCCTAAAATATTTAATCCAATAGATTTTATTAAAGAAGTAATTGAAGTAAGACTTCCAAATCCATATATACCAGATACACCACAAAGAATAGTATCAGATACTTCCCAAAAAATTGGAATTAGATTTGGCGAAACAATTAAATCTTATATGGAAAGAAAGGATTTGGATCCTAAAGATCTTATTTATATTCCACTTGCTATCGCTGGCTGGTGTAGATACCTAATGGCAATGGACGACAATGGGAAGGAAATGGAATTGAGTTCAGATCCTTTATTAGAGACACTGAAAGATTATGTTTCTGAAATAAAATTAAATAATACAGAGGGAGTAGGTAATAAATTAAAACCAATATTATCAAACGAAGAAATATTTGGAGTAAATCTATATAATGTAGGACTTGGAGAAAAAGTAGAAAATTATTGCAATGAGATGATTACTGGCATTGGTGCGGTAAGATTAACACTTGAAAAGTATGTTAATTGCAAATAA
- a CDS encoding ABC transporter permease, protein MNYIKSEFYRVSHSRGIYCLTAILVILSFLLNAVLAWFGRMDGKSFRYDTTSYSYSNLVANPMLFCVMGAVIGIFLYEGNRKYGNLKNTIAFGISRTKVFAGECIVATVSAVFSLIIVISVYIISAVIFLEHTGPVNLMDLLTEIPAVFFIAVASLISGIVCIEAFEKASTGIIIWVTIWFIIPKIFFYLGLRFDMIRNIAMWMPDNFFGVNGMVVNMSQSITAWGTAEGMAKCLMSGIIGTVVFSLLGVILLRKREL, encoded by the coding sequence ATGAATTATATAAAAAGTGAATTTTATCGGGTATCCCACAGCAGAGGTATTTATTGTTTAACTGCAATTTTAGTAATTCTGTCATTTTTGCTGAATGCTGTATTAGCGTGGTTTGGAAGAATGGACGGTAAAAGTTTTCGATACGATACAACTTCGTATTCATATTCAAATTTAGTAGCAAATCCAATGCTTTTTTGTGTTATGGGTGCTGTTATTGGAATTTTCCTCTATGAGGGGAACAGAAAATATGGGAATTTAAAAAATACGATTGCTTTTGGTATTTCCAGAACAAAGGTCTTTGCCGGAGAATGTATTGTAGCCACTGTTTCAGCTGTCTTTTCTTTGATTATAGTCATAAGTGTTTATATTATAAGTGCAGTTATATTTTTGGAACATACAGGCCCCGTAAATCTGATGGATTTATTGACAGAAATTCCAGCCGTATTTTTTATAGCTGTCGCTTCGTTGATTTCGGGAATTGTATGTATAGAAGCATTTGAGAAAGCTTCTACCGGAATTATTATTTGGGTTACAATTTGGTTTATTATTCCTAAAATCTTTTTTTACTTGGGTCTTCGTTTTGATATGATTCGCAACATTGCTATGTGGATGCCCGATAACTTTTTTGGTGTAAATGGAATGGTCGTCAATATGTCACAGAGTATTACTGCATGGGGTACAGCAGAAGGAATGGCTAAGTGTTTAATGTCCGGCATAATTGGAACTGTTGTTTTTTCCTTATTGGGTGTCATATTATTGAGAAAAAGAGAATTGTAA
- a CDS encoding response regulator transcription factor, which translates to MKMKYKILIVEDESDINGLLVKILGKAEYQTVQAFSGTEAKLLLEKEIPDLILLDLMLPGISGEELLHDIRENKHYNIPVLVLSAKNSLGDKVSLLKNGADDYITKPFEPEEVIARVQSALRRAGKEFSSKKILTYKTLQLYPQSRKVTISGTEIVLTAHEYEIIYLFMQNPEKVYSRESLYELVWHGGYYGENNTVNVHVSNLRKKLKEAGSEEDYIQTVYGIGFKLQ; encoded by the coding sequence ATGAAAATGAAATACAAGATACTGATTGTAGAAGATGAATCAGATATAAATGGATTGCTGGTTAAAATATTAGGAAAAGCAGAATACCAGACTGTACAGGCTTTTTCGGGTACAGAAGCAAAATTATTATTAGAGAAAGAAATTCCAGACCTTATTTTACTTGACCTTATGCTTCCTGGAATATCAGGAGAGGAATTATTGCATGATATTAGGGAGAATAAACATTATAATATTCCTGTCCTGGTACTATCAGCAAAAAATTCTTTAGGGGATAAAGTATCTTTATTAAAGAATGGTGCAGATGATTACATCACTAAGCCTTTTGAACCAGAGGAAGTGATTGCAAGAGTTCAATCGGCTTTAAGACGTGCAGGAAAAGAATTTAGCTCTAAAAAAATTCTAACATATAAGACTTTACAACTTTATCCTCAATCCAGAAAAGTAACAATTTCTGGAACAGAAATCGTATTAACAGCACATGAGTATGAAATTATTTACCTTTTCATGCAAAACCCGGAGAAAGTGTATTCTAGAGAAAGTTTGTATGAATTGGTGTGGCATGGTGGATATTACGGTGAAAATAACACTGTAAATGTTCATGTTAGCAATTTAAGAAAAAAATTAAAAGAAGCGGGTTCCGAAGAAGACTATATTCAGACCGTATATGGCATTGGATTTAAACTCCAATAA
- a CDS encoding DUF2089 domain-containing protein gives MAYKIITQCPVCSSKLTVTKLKCKKCDTVIENEFELSKFSYLTMEQLSFVEVFIKCRGNIKDVEKELGISYPTVRGKLEDLIASLGYTQIKEKEDNSADVIDRLEKGEITAEQALNLLRK, from the coding sequence ATGGCATACAAAATAATAACTCAGTGCCCGGTATGTTCGTCCAAACTTACTGTTACAAAACTAAAATGTAAAAAGTGCGACACTGTTATTGAAAATGAGTTTGAATTATCTAAGTTCTCTTATTTAACTATGGAACAGCTAAGTTTTGTTGAGGTTTTTATAAAATGCCGAGGTAATATTAAAGATGTTGAAAAAGAACTAGGAATATCTTATCCTACAGTTCGAGGTAAGCTGGAGGATCTAATTGCATCATTGGGATATACACAAATTAAAGAAAAAGAGGATAACAGTGCTGATGTGATTGATAGGCTTGAAAAGGGAGAAATTACAGCCGAGCAAGCATTAAATTTATTAAGAAAATAG
- a CDS encoding GntR family transcriptional regulator — translation MTFEINKDSTSKRIYHLIREKIINLNFVPGLGISEKGISEKFNVSRTPVREAFVRLAQEGLISIYPQKGTFVSLINLSSVEEARFMREHLERAVVRLACEGFPKEMFLKLEMNLKFQEMYMEDHDNKKIFAADEEFHRLIFEGCNKNKIWATINEMESDFQRIRILRLSSNLKWDHIYSQHIGIKNAIIDKNPDLAEKIIIEHLTMVNFDKDQLKHDYSNYFK, via the coding sequence ATGACTTTTGAAATAAATAAAGATTCTACAAGCAAGAGGATATATCATCTTATACGAGAAAAAATTATTAATCTAAATTTTGTTCCAGGTCTAGGAATTTCTGAAAAAGGTATTTCTGAAAAATTCAACGTGAGTAGGACCCCTGTCAGAGAAGCATTTGTACGTTTAGCACAGGAAGGATTAATAAGTATTTATCCCCAAAAAGGAACATTTGTTTCTTTAATTAATTTATCCTCGGTAGAAGAAGCAAGATTTATGAGAGAACATTTAGAAAGAGCTGTAGTAAGGCTTGCTTGTGAAGGGTTCCCAAAAGAAATGTTTTTGAAATTAGAGATGAATTTAAAGTTTCAAGAAATGTATATGGAAGACCATGATAACAAAAAAATATTTGCAGCAGATGAAGAATTTCATAGATTGATTTTTGAGGGTTGCAACAAAAATAAAATATGGGCAACCATTAATGAAATGGAAAGTGATTTTCAGAGGATAAGAATACTTAGATTATCGAGTAACCTTAAATGGGACCACATTTATTCTCAGCATATAGGTATTAAAAATGCAATAATAGATAAAAACCCAGATTTAGCTGAAAAAATTATTATAGAACATTTAACAATGGTTAATTTTGATAAGGACCAGTTAAAACATGATTATTCAAATTATTTTAAGTAA
- a CDS encoding sensor histidine kinase — protein sequence MLYIILAIIGGYFAFRYLSILYAFREITKDIREIQKDLTQNQILHLPIPNRDLEKVLCSFNYTLEGIRKERQNYEKREKGFQKQIENISHDLRTPLTVILGYLKLIKKTDKELNMDKELAEALEIIEHKAETMKILVAQFYDFSRLNAGDFGLTLNNVDISRTLKESLMGNYQILERSHLAIEVNIPEHPIWVMAEDSALVRIFLNLLQNAGRYADSFLRISMKEDDENVLISFINDTNMLSEDDIPHLFNRFYMQDSSRNQGGTGLGLTVAKLLAEEMGGILEVSIVDKESLNSEKYKFTICFKLCIKVIKK from the coding sequence ATGCTGTATATTATTTTAGCTATTATAGGGGGTTATTTTGCATTTCGCTATCTTTCAATCCTATATGCGTTTCGTGAGATAACAAAAGATATACGGGAAATACAAAAAGACCTTACACAAAACCAAATTCTTCATTTGCCGATACCGAATAGGGATTTAGAGAAGGTCTTGTGTTCCTTTAATTATACTTTAGAGGGAATCAGAAAAGAACGGCAGAATTATGAAAAAAGAGAAAAAGGGTTCCAGAAGCAAATAGAAAATATCAGTCACGACTTACGGACTCCTTTAACTGTAATTCTGGGTTATTTAAAACTTATCAAAAAAACGGATAAAGAACTTAACATGGACAAAGAACTGGCAGAAGCGTTAGAAATTATCGAGCATAAAGCGGAAACCATGAAAATATTGGTAGCTCAATTTTATGATTTTTCACGCTTAAATGCAGGAGATTTTGGATTGACACTGAATAATGTGGATATTTCCAGAACTTTAAAGGAATCGCTTATGGGTAACTACCAAATATTGGAGCGATCGCATTTAGCAATAGAGGTTAATATACCAGAACACCCGATATGGGTAATGGCGGAAGATTCTGCACTAGTAAGAATATTTCTTAATTTATTACAAAATGCTGGTAGATATGCCGATAGTTTTCTAAGAATCTCAATGAAAGAAGATGACGAAAATGTATTAATTTCATTCATCAATGATACAAATATGCTTTCTGAAGATGATATTCCACATTTATTTAATAGATTTTATATGCAGGATAGTTCCCGAAATCAAGGCGGTACAGGATTAGGGTTGACAGTTGCAAAATTGCTGGCAGAAGAAATGGGAGGAATATTGGAAGTTAGTATTGTTGATAAAGAATCGTTAAACTCTGAAAAGTATAAATTTACTATTTGCTTTAAATTGTGCATAAAAGTAATAAAAAAATGA
- the yiaK gene encoding 3-dehydro-L-gulonate 2-dehydrogenase yields MRIPFKQMKSEIKRAMIKAGLTEEQAETCARVHTESSRDGVYSHGLNRVPRFIDYVNKGWVDIKATPSLIKSCGCMENYDGNMGIGILNAKFATNRAIELAKEHNIGIVALKNTTHWMRGGTYAWDAVDNGFLSICWTNTESCMPAWGAKIPCVGNNPFCIGIPRKDGNIVLDMAMSQYSYGKLQVTRLKNEQLPYAGGFDKEGKLTKDPGSIEESMRILPTGYWKGSGLAILLDMVAAVLSNGMPTSEIDKIGKGSCGGCSQIFIAINPYTFGTEEQINNILESTINQLGAAEPVSEGGKVCYPGQRTAKTREDNDKNGIVADETIWNDICNL; encoded by the coding sequence ATGAGAATTCCATTTAAACAGATGAAGTCAGAAATTAAACGTGCGATGATAAAAGCAGGATTAACAGAAGAACAGGCAGAAACTTGTGCTCGGGTTCACACGGAATCCAGCAGAGATGGTGTTTACTCACACGGACTTAACAGGGTACCAAGGTTTATTGACTATGTAAATAAAGGATGGGTTGATATTAAAGCAACCCCATCTTTAATTAAAAGCTGTGGTTGTATGGAAAATTATGATGGAAACATGGGAATAGGTATTTTAAATGCAAAGTTTGCTACCAATAGAGCAATTGAACTTGCTAAAGAACATAACATTGGAATTGTTGCGTTAAAGAACACAACTCACTGGATGCGTGGTGGTACATACGCATGGGATGCAGTAGATAATGGTTTCTTATCAATTTGCTGGACAAATACAGAGTCTTGTATGCCTGCATGGGGAGCAAAAATTCCTTGTGTTGGTAACAATCCATTCTGTATTGGAATCCCTAGAAAAGACGGTAATATTGTACTGGATATGGCAATGTCACAGTATTCTTATGGTAAGTTGCAAGTAACAAGGTTAAAGAATGAACAACTTCCATATGCAGGGGGGTTCGACAAAGAAGGGAAATTAACAAAAGATCCTGGTTCTATTGAAGAATCAATGAGAATTCTGCCAACAGGATATTGGAAAGGTTCTGGCCTTGCTATTTTACTTGATATGGTAGCTGCGGTTCTTTCAAATGGTATGCCAACTAGTGAAATTGATAAAATAGGAAAGGGAAGTTGTGGTGGTTGCTCGCAGATTTTTATAGCTATTAATCCATACACTTTTGGAACAGAAGAACAAATTAATAATATTTTGGAAAGTACTATTAATCAACTGGGAGCTGCAGAACCTGTAAGTGAGGGTGGAAAAGTTTGTTACCCAGGTCAGCGTACTGCTAAAACACGTGAAGATAATGACAAAAATGGTATTGTTGCTGATGAAACAATATGGAACGATATTTGTAACTTATAA
- a CDS encoding SHOCT-like domain-containing protein, with translation MNEEVMRVLKMLEEGKIDSQKSGELIEVLNATKKIVPVTANNADKTLKIKVNSSTGDNVNVNIPVKFIKTLGSAIKRIPKVEGVEGIEDIDIQAILQAVGEGLDGKIVDVKSEKGDIVEIVVE, from the coding sequence ATGAATGAAGAGGTAATGAGAGTATTAAAAATGCTAGAAGAGGGAAAAATTGATTCGCAAAAATCCGGGGAGTTAATAGAAGTTTTAAACGCAACAAAAAAAATTGTTCCAGTTACTGCGAACAATGCAGATAAAACACTTAAAATTAAGGTCAACTCATCAACTGGAGATAACGTAAATGTAAATATACCTGTAAAGTTTATAAAAACTTTAGGAAGTGCTATTAAGAGAATACCTAAGGTAGAAGGAGTAGAAGGCATTGAGGACATAGATATACAGGCTATTCTTCAAGCTGTAGGCGAGGGATTAGATGGAAAGATTGTAGATGTGAAAAGTGAAAAGGGAGACATTGTAGAAATTGTAGTTGAGTAG